The sequence AATTCAGTATAAGCATCCAGCACCCTTCCCCGGAAGGTCTGGGTCATCTCCTGTGAATACGCTTTCGCGGAAAAAAACAGTGTGGTAATGATCAGGCCGGTTAGAAAGGCCTTGTTGATGATCGAATTCTTCATTTGGTTTTTGATATTCCCTGGTTGTTGTTATTGTTACTGAATTTTTGCCGGTTTTTGCCAATTTGGACCGGTGATGCTATGAAAGCCCTATTCCTGTTGTGTAGTTTTCCTCCCTCTCTTTCAGCGGCCCTGTTATCCATTCCAGCGCAATGAAGATGTATAAAAGCATGTGCGTTTTAATGTCCTGAACTTTCACATACATGTCAGTATTTGCCTTAATTTGTTTTTCGCTGGCTTTGCTATTGTTTTTAGTTTCCATGGTTGATAGTTTTATATGTTTGTAACAAAATTGCTTCTTCTTACTTTATCAGCGAAATTTATCCTGATGAACAGCTTTTTTTTCCGGATGAATGGCTTTGGATCACTCCTGGATGCTGTTCAGCCGTATATTATCAAACCACGGGCCACAGTTTATAAAATGCTAAAAAAAAGCACATTGATGGTTGCAGGGGTATTCGTGAAGTGTACGTAAGCAGTAATTCATGTCCGGAAACGGACATAATCCGGACGCCTGATCTGATCTTCAGGTAAGTTTTAGCAGGGATTTGGCGGCCCGGTAATTATTTGCATTGACCGCCGGCCAATACATCTCAATCCGGAGCTATGTATCTGCCGGCTTAAATATTAGCTGTCAGCACTGCCATCCAGTGACCCTCGCCGGGAGCCGAAAGCCTGACTCGTTCCCCGCCCCCGAGTTCAGTTGTACCGGTCCACCGGCTGCTGTCAATATCCAGCCATTGAAGGGTGAAATTGCCCGGAGCATCTGACATGTCCAGGTAAACAGCTCCACCGCCGGTAAAATAGACGGCATACTGTTCGCCCGGAATAAATGCAAGATATGCTTCATTTTCGCGGCGGTCTGATAGCAGGCTGCTGTAGACATCGGGTTCGGCCCTGAACACATCGAAGACCTCCTGGAACATGCGCGCGCTTCTTATCTGTGTCTGCGCCAGTTCACTAAGTCCGATACCGAAGAAGGCTGGCTCGGGTCCGGGACGGTGAAATCTTGAGGATGCAATACCGCCAAGGATGTTACGCCAGAATTTATTGGTACCTTCTGCCGTGCCACCTCCAAGCCGATAACCGCTATAGATCTTGTTATTGTTGACAGGCCGGGGAGGGTCGGCAACAATTTGCCTGGCTGACTGCATATTATCCCAGTGAACCTGTCCGTTACGGATATTGTTTTGTGATACATCCACAAAGTAGTAAAGATCAGGGTGGTCGAAAGTACGCCTGTGCATTGGGTCGGTAAGGTCATGTGCATCCCACATCTCGGTAACCTCGATATTGACACCGTTTTGGGATGCTCTCTCATGCAGGAAATTTGCCCAGTACCGGCTCCACTCCTCAGATGCCGTGCTTTCGTTGCTGATACAGTAAAGAATATGGTCATAGTCGAATGTTACCGAAAGTATTCTGTCAACCAGGGCCTCCTGGTAGGCAAGCACCACCGGTGAATTGTCCAGCTCCGGTATGGTGCGGAAGATGTTGTAATCCCTGGTAAAAAGGTGATGGTTGTACTCCTCCTCGTGCAGGTTGGTCTCTTCTGCCGTATAGTTGATATTGTTTTTCGGGTTGAAGGGATGGGCAGACCAGGCCTCGGCCGAGTAGGCCCCTCCCCATACCTGTCCGTAATCCCACCGGTCCCATATCTCTATCTGGACAATTATGTCGCGTTCTGCTGTCATATCAAGGAGGTTGCTGAACTGTTGCCAGTAGGTCTCGTTCCACCGGTCAAGGTCATACATTCCGGTAGCCTCATCCCTGTAAAAGGGATATATATTGTTGTCATTATAAAGATCGCTGTCCGGGTCCACCCGGTCTCGGCTCGACATGGTGTTGCGGATGTAATTGCCGCCCACGGAGACCAGCAGGTCGAGATGCGCCTCAAGTCCCCGTTCACCGATATTGGGATGGTTGAAAGGGTTGTCCTGGTCAGTGCCTCCCAGCAGAAGAACAGGCTCTCCCTTGTATTGCCAGTAACGCTGGTCCTCACTCCAGGGTTTTATCCTGAGGGCTTCGCGGGCCTCGTCAACAGGTACCGGCAGCAGAACTGCAATCCAGTGCCCTTCACCAGGTGTGGCAAGCCTCATCTTTCTGCCTCCCCTGACATGCGTGCTCCCGCTCCATTCTGCCTGGTCGAGATTTATCCACCGGCATGTCCATTGTCCGCTTGCATGCGACATGTCAAGCTCTACAGAGCCGCCTTCAGGGAAATAAAGCGCATACTGCCGTCCCGGTTCGGCGAGCAGGTATGCTTCATTTTCCTCCCGGTCAGACAACAGCTCATTCATCGGGGCGGTGAGGGCTATATCCAGCTCATCTGTTGCCATGCGGAGGGATTTTATGATTTTTTGGGCACGGGGACTCATCCCCAGTCCGAAGTCACTCTTCTCATACATCATTGCCGGATCTTCAATGGGATGTGGCCTGTGAAACCTGGCGCCCGCCCCGCCGGCAAATATTATGCGGCCCATGCGTGCAACCGATTCCTCTTCACCATGCCTGGCGGCCCCATAATTTTTGTTGTTGTTGATGGGTCTGGGGTGTGCTGCAAGGCGTTCACGTACGTACATGATATTGTCATAATGTCCCTGCCCAAGTCCCGACCAGGCGTTGTTCTGCGAGATGTCGACAAAGGAATATGTCTGCGGATTGTCGTAGATGTGCGCGTGGTCTTCGCTGCGCACATTTTCACTTCGCCTCATATCTGTAACATGAACGGGTACGCCTGCCTTTTCAGCAGCACTCCTTAAGTAACCGGCCCAGTAATCGCCAAATTCAACCAGTTCGCCGGTTTCATTGTGTATGCAGTAAAGTATGTTCGGGTAACGGAGCGAGATGGAAAGCAGCTTGTCAAAATAGGTTTCCTGGTAGCCGAGCACCAGGGCATTATCATCAAGTTCAGGGATGGTCCTGAAAAAGGGATGCTCTGTAGGATGTCCCACCGGGGGGTAATTAACGGCTGTTGGCAGTCCCGATTCTTCAGGGGTGTAGTTTATGTTGTTCGCCGGGTTGAAAGGGTGATGCGACCATCCCCCGAATGACTGGTGATCTTCGTACATGTCCCATGGATCCCATACCTCTACCTGTACTATCATATCACGTTCGCGGGCCATTTTCAGAAAGTTTTCAAAACGGTTCCAGTATTCCTCATTGAAACGGTCAAGGTCAAACAGTCCGCGTTCATCTCTTTCGTAAGCAAACACATTGCCCTCGTTCCTGTGGCTCATGGTGTTCCGCAGGTAATTGCCTCCCACCGATGCGATCAGATCGAGATGCTCCTCAAGCCCCCCGGGATGGTTGAAAAGGTTGTCCTGCCAACTGCCTCCCAAAAGAAGGGTCGTCTTTCCATTGTAGTGCCAGTACCAGGGGGCACGTTCGTCAATGTCAATATACTGATCGGATATTTCAGTTTTGCAGGATGTTCCTGTGAGAATAATTCCCGCAAAAAACAGGGCGGTAATAATTGCCCTGAAAACAAGCTTTGTTGATTGTTTGAGTAGGCTCATTTACTTGTTGGGGTTTAAAAGGAAAATTTGCATGGTAAGATAAGAAAAATTTAATAATCAGACCAGCCGGTCATGGCCCAAACCCAATTTGAAGTACCTGACAGGCTTGTAGCCTGTCTTTACAGGATAAATGGGCCTTTTTGGTGCATAATAATGTTTGGCCGGGTATTCCGGCAGGTGCTTCAGCGGATTTTGTGCGATAATGAACATTCCTTGTCCGCCACCGTTCATCCAGTCACACGTGGATAAATAATAATACGCTGATATGCAGCTATTAGTGAGGTTTGGCACTTTATTGGATGATATTAGCCACAAAGGTTTTAAAATACATAATTTTGACAGAAAAATAGTTGCATTATGATCAGGAGCTACCTGCTGATTGCACTCAGGGTGCTGAAGAAGAACACCCTGTTCTCGGCAATAAATATCATCGGCCTTTCAATTGGACTGGCTGCATCAATTATTATATACCTCTGGGTTTACGATGAACTTGGTTATGACGCATTCCATGAAAATTCCGACAGGATATACAGGGTTGAGAGGGATATGCAGATGGAGGATGAGCGTATCCATGTACCTATTACCGCACCGCCGGTCGGACCGAAAATGGGGGAGTATTATCCGCAGGTTAAGGCATTTGTGCGCATAGGCCGTGACAATGTAATGGTTGAGGATGAAAACCGGCAGTATTACAATGAAAGGATAGTATATGCCGACAGCTCGTTCTTTAATGTTTTTTCTTTCAGGCTTTTAGAGGGCAATAAGGATGACTGCCTGAAAGAACCCTATACTATAGCGATATCTGAGAGTTATGCCATGAAATATTTTGGCGGACGGCCCGGAGAGGGAAGTGTGCTAAATATAAGCTATGGAGGTAATATTCAGCCTTTCAGGGTTACGGCCGTTTTTGAGGATTTCCCGCATAATTCTCATCTTCAGGCTGACCTGATTGCTTCGTTTGCTTCACTTTACAGCCTCAGGCATGAGCAGATGATGACAAGCTGGATGGCAAGCAGCATTTATACCTACCTGCTGCTTGCTCCCGGAACCGAAGTCGGTCTGTTTGAACAAACCATCCAGGAGCTGGTTGACGATTATTTCGCACCCGAATTCAGGGGGTTCATAGATTTTGACGACCCGCGCGATTTCCTCAGGCTGGAGCTTATGCCCCTTACTGACATACACCTGAACGCCAGTAGGGTATGGGAGATGGAATCTCCCGGGAGCCGCACATCTGTGCGCGTATTCAGCCTGGTTTCGATGCTTCTGCTGGTAATTGCCGGCATCAACTTCATGAACCTTTCAACAGCCAGGGCATCGAGACGCGCCAGGGAGGTTGGGGTAAGGAAGGTGTCAGGGGCCTCCCGCACTCAACTGGTGCGGCAGTTCCTGGGCGAATCGGTTCTGTTCAGCCTGATATCCCTGGTTATTGCAATGATTATTATTGAGCTGGCACTGCCATGGTTCAATGATTTTACGGGGAAATCCGTATCCATAGCCACGCTGTTCAGGGGATGGAACCCGGTAATTATTGTATCGGCCTGGCTGGCAACTGCCTTTTTTGCGGGTGCATACCCGGCGTTTTTCCTCTCATCCTATAAGCCGGTTGATGTTCTTAAAGGGAAAAAGGGCACAGAAGGGAGCCAGCTTTTCAGGAGGGCACTGGTTGTGGGGCAGTTTGCGGTTTCTATCGGATTGATAATCTGTTCCCTGACTGTTTACAGGCAGTTGCAGTACATTAACAGCAAAGACCTGGGGTACAACCGGTACGGGCTGATAAATATTCCGGTTGAGAACCGGGCAAACTTCAATTCATGGGATGTGTTAAAGGAAGATCTGCTGTCTGTTCCTGAGGTGGATAATGTTACCAGGTCGATGGTCATCCCCACCGACATGAGGTACATGGATAACCCCCATGCTTTGAGGGATGACCCCGAGACCTGGTTTCCGGTTGTAAACCGCGCCGATGACCGGTATATACCGGTGTTCGGAATGAGGCTGCTGGCCGGGTCAAATTTTACTCCTGAAATGGTATCTGATACCCTGGTGTATTACATTATCAATGATGCTGCACGCAGGATGTTCGGATTTGACACCCCGGTTGATGCTCTCGGACAGGAGGTTGGCCTGAGAACGGGCCGCGGGGGTGAGACCAGTTACTGGGGGCCGGTAGTTGGGGTGGTTGAGGATTTCCACTACCAGCCATTGACAGAGATGATCCAGCCGATGGTGATCAGCTCATCGACTGCCGGGCATAACAGCATTACCGTGAGGGTTGACCAGGCAGATATGGCGAGGGCAAATCAACTGATAGGGGAGGTTTGGAACCGCCATTTCCCCTCACAGGTTTACGTGAGTGATTTTGTTTCACAACGGTTTGACAGGCTGCACCTTACCGAAAGGCGCCTGCAGATGATCCTTCTGATGTTCACCATTTTGTCTATTTTTGTTGCCTGCCTTGGACTCCTGGGATTGTCGGCTTTCTCGGTTGAGCAGAGAGTGAAGGAGATCGGCATCAGGAAGGCAATGGGGGCTGGCGTAACGCAGGTTGTTGCATTGGTAACCAAAGAGTTCAGTAAGCTAGTCCTGGTTTCCTGCCTGACAGGCATTCCCCTGGCATGGTTTATACTCAGGGAATGGCTGAATAATTTCCCTTACAGGCGCGATATGGAATTCTGGGTATTTGCCGCGGCGGTGCTTATCGGATTTGCAACTGCAATGATAACCGTGGTGCTGCAAACCTGGAAAGCCGGCCGGGTGAACCCGGTCGAAACACTGAAATATGAATAATGCAGTTAAAGTTTTGCATGATCAGGAAGCCCCGGTTGGGACGATCTAAAAATGATTAAATCATGGATAATCTAAGCAGGGTGGTTGGCAGGCAAGTAATTATGCGAAAATCCGGTTTCGTTATTGTTAAATGTTTTCTTGCTGCATTTCTGTTACTGGGTCCCATCATAGCAGGCCAGGCTGCCGGACATGTTGAAACTGACCGGCGAAATGCCCTCTTTGGCAGGGATGGTCTGGAAAGCATCGAACTGGTCAGCGATGAAACTGACCGGTGGGTTGAGTTTCTTGACAGTGGGATGAGGTATATGGTTGAAACCAGTAACCTGCCCAATGCTGCTATTGCAGTGGTAAAGGATGGCAATATTGTTTTTCTTGAAGGTTATGGTTATGCCGATATTGAGCAGAGCATCCAGGCAGATCCACATGCCAGCCTTTTCCGCACCGGCTCGGTTGCAAAGATTTTCACGTGGACCGCGGTGATGCAGCTTGCTGAGCAGGGGCTGATCGATCTTGACCGCGATGTTAACGAATATCTGGATTTTGAGCTGCCCGGCCTGATATATGGCATGGGCAGGCGTCAGCAGCCACTGCCGGTCACCATGAGGCATTTGTTATCACACACAGCAGGGTTTGAGGATGTGCTTGAGGGGCTTTTCCTGCTGCAGGAGGAGGATTTCATGCCGCTCAGGGAGTACCTGGTAACCCGAATTCCCGCACGGATATACCCACCTGGCACCGTGATGGCCTATTCGAACTGGGGCACGGCCCTGGCTGGATATATAGTTGAACGTGTAAGCGGTATCCCTTTCGGGGAATATATCGAGAAGCATATTTTTGCTCCGCTCGGCATGGAGAACAGCAGTTTCAGCCAGCCGTTGCCTGACCGGCTGGCTGACAGGCTTGTGAAGCCATATCGCCTGGTTGACGGCAGGTTCACTGGGGGTGGCTTCGAGTATATGCCCTCGCCTGCCGGAGGCCTCAGCACAACCGCTGAGGATATGGCCAGGTTCATGATTGCCCATCTCACAGGTGGAGGCGCCATCATGGGTGAGGAGAGTGTCAGGCAGATGCATTCCCTCCTGTTTACCCACCACACCCTGCTTGGCGGGATGGCCCACGGGTTCATGGAATATACGAGGAACGGCCACAGGGTGGTATATCACACCGGGAGCTCAATGTTGTATGATGCAGGGTTCTACATGTTACCGGGTACCGGTGCAGGCATTTTCATGGTTTACAGTGGTGGTGATTTTTCGGGCCACCCTGGGCTCTTCGGCAATTTCATGGGCAGGTTTTTCCCGCCTGAAAGCAGGGCGCACCTGATCGACGACAGGGATGCTGTACCCGGCACTTTCCCGTCTGCGCCCCTGGCCCTGCCAAACAGTGAACTGGGAGGCGAATACCAGCAGAGCCGCAGGATAGAGACGGGCGGCGACAAGCTGGTCAACCTCCTGTCGATGGTCATGAGGGTGAGGCCGGAAGGAGAGCGGGAGCTGACAGTAAATTTTCTTGGATCGGATTACAGGTTCATTGAGACGGAGAGAGGGATATACACAAACCTTGATGGTCCGACGGCCTATCCTCTCGGACCAATGCAGTATATTGTCCTGACCACCGATCCCTTCGGGCGACTAATGTTGGCAACTGACGGGCCGGTTACCTATATCCGTATGCCGTTCCATACAACAGCAGGTTTTACTATTGTGCTGATCGTTTTTGCAATACTGATGTCCCTGGGCACGCTTGTATATTTTACCGTGAGGGGCATTGACTCTCTTTTCCGCCGTAAGGCACTAACCGCATCATTAGTCCAGGATGCCGGGCCGGTCAGCCTGACCCATGACGATGGCCAGTCCGGATCCAAGTCCGGATCCAAGTCCGGATCCCAGTCCGGATCCCAGTCCGGATCCAAGTCCGGATCACAGTCCGGATCCCAGTCCGGATCCCGGCCGGGAGGAATTTGGGCGAGGCGGTTTATCCTGATCCATGCGTCGCTGTTTTTGCTGATGCTGGTTTCCCTGGCCAATTCCGGCCGCCCCGATCCTGTTTACCTGC is a genomic window of Marinilabiliales bacterium containing:
- a CDS encoding ABC transporter permease, with product MIRSYLLIALRVLKKNTLFSAINIIGLSIGLAASIIIYLWVYDELGYDAFHENSDRIYRVERDMQMEDERIHVPITAPPVGPKMGEYYPQVKAFVRIGRDNVMVEDENRQYYNERIVYADSSFFNVFSFRLLEGNKDDCLKEPYTIAISESYAMKYFGGRPGEGSVLNISYGGNIQPFRVTAVFEDFPHNSHLQADLIASFASLYSLRHEQMMTSWMASSIYTYLLLAPGTEVGLFEQTIQELVDDYFAPEFRGFIDFDDPRDFLRLELMPLTDIHLNASRVWEMESPGSRTSVRVFSLVSMLLLVIAGINFMNLSTARASRRAREVGVRKVSGASRTQLVRQFLGESVLFSLISLVIAMIIIELALPWFNDFTGKSVSIATLFRGWNPVIIVSAWLATAFFAGAYPAFFLSSYKPVDVLKGKKGTEGSQLFRRALVVGQFAVSIGLIICSLTVYRQLQYINSKDLGYNRYGLINIPVENRANFNSWDVLKEDLLSVPEVDNVTRSMVIPTDMRYMDNPHALRDDPETWFPVVNRADDRYIPVFGMRLLAGSNFTPEMVSDTLVYYIINDAARRMFGFDTPVDALGQEVGLRTGRGGETSYWGPVVGVVEDFHYQPLTEMIQPMVISSSTAGHNSITVRVDQADMARANQLIGEVWNRHFPSQVYVSDFVSQRFDRLHLTERRLQMILLMFTILSIFVACLGLLGLSAFSVEQRVKEIGIRKAMGAGVTQVVALVTKEFSKLVLVSCLTGIPLAWFILREWLNNFPYRRDMEFWVFAAAVLIGFATAMITVVLQTWKAGRVNPVETLKYE